TCGAGGCACTCCTCATCGAGATCGAAGGGGTGGAGCCCCACTACCAGATCATCGTGGACCGCCAGGGCACCATGGACGACATTGAAATCCTGGTGGAGGTGGAGGAGGCCATCTTCTCCGACGAGGTGAAGGTCATGAACGCCCTCCGGGACAGGATCGCCCACCGGATCCGCAGCGTGCTGGGGATCGGCGCCAAGATCACCCTGGCCGAGCCCTCCAGCATCGCCCGCAGCCAGGGCAAGGCCCAGCGGGTCGTCGACAAGCGCAGGAAGTGAGGAACCCATGAAGATCACCCAGCTCTCCGTCTTCGTCGAGAACCGTCCCGGCCGCCTCCAGCAGATCTTGGGGATCCTGGCCGGCAAGAACATCAGCATCCAGACCCTCACCATCGCCGAGGTCACGGACTTCGGCATCCTCCGGCTCATCGTGGACCGCCCCGAGGAGGCCTACCAGGCCCTCAAAGCCGAGCATGTCACCTGCTCGCGCACAGAGGTCCTGGCCGTCGTCCTGGATGATCAGCCCGGCGCCCTCTACCGCCTCATGGAGGCCTTCACCAAGCAGGAACTCAACATCGAGTATATGTACGCCTACGCCAACGCAGGGCAGCAGAATTCGATCATGATCTTCCGCTTCGATGACCTGGATCAGGCCCAGAAGGCCCTCCTGGCTGAGGGCATCCAGCTGGTACCCCGCTCCGAGATCCACTCCTGAGGGCCAGCAGGCTCATAGCAGGGGGCGGGACTCCATATCCCCGCCCCCGAAGTGCTCCTTGAGGATATGGAGGACATCCATCAGCGTCCTCCGGGTGCAGACAACGTCACACAACTCCCTGGAACTCGGGGTCATGCAGTATCCCCTGCAACCGGGCATACCGAAGGCATCCTGTTCGAGGCGCGGACCGTGGGAGTAGTCCAGAAAGGGCCCCACAGGCAGGGCCAGGGTGGACTGGCAGTCCAGGTGGTTGAAGAGCAGGAAGCCGGTCTCCACCCGCCCCAGCATGTTCTGGATGCCGATGGGACGGATCGCGCGATCTTCCAGGAAGGCCTGACGGGTTCCCCAGGTATGGCGACAGCCGGGACAGACCTTGAAAGCGTTCCAATGTTCCACCAGGAGGGCGATCCCCAGGGCCACGACCACCTCCGGCAGTGCCGGCTGGACCAGGAGGCAGTCGACCCGCAACAGGCAGAGGGTGGTCCGCTGCCCCCGGGTAGGTACCCGGTCCAGGACCAGGATGACCCTCGCCTTGGGCCCCTGGATCCGAAGATGCTGCAGGAGACGGAAGAGGCCAGGAGAGCTGGCACTCTCCCGGAAGACGACGGCCAGGTCAAAGGCGCCCAGGCCGGATTCCAGCACTTCCTCCTCCGTGACCACCTGCACTTGCAGTCGCCCCCTGAAGGCCCGGTCCAGACCCTGGGTATCCCCGCTGGATCCCCCCACCACCAGCACCCTGCGCCCCGCCAGAGTCTCCACCGGCCCTTCCCCCTTCCTGCTGAGCTTAGGCCCCGTGAAGACTTCAGCAAGAACCCGCAGGGCCCCGTGGACGACCGCTTCCCCCTCGGGCACCATCAGAGCTGCCAGACATGAACCGTTACGCAATACTCCCCCCGCCATCCCGGAGTCCCCATGAAGATCCTCTACGGCGTCCCCAGCGAGGGTATGGGCCACGCCACCCGCAGCAAGGTCGTCATCGCCCACCTCCTGGCCTCGGGGCATGAGGTCCGGGTGGCCACCAGCGACCGGGCCGCCGACTTCCTGGAAATGGCCTTCCCCGGGCGAATCCACCGCATCGAAGGGCTCCACCTCCAATACGACAAGGGGACGGTGGACCGCTGGAAGTCCTTCACCCACCTGGTGGCCTCAGCCCCGGAGAGCCTGGTGACCAACGTCCGGCGTTTCGTGGACATGCACCGGGACTTCGAGCCTGAGGTCGTGATCTCGGACTTCGAGTCCTTCACCTACTACTACGCCAAGACCCACCGCCTTCCCGTCCTCTCCATCGACAACATGCAGGCCATCAACCGCTGCGATCTGGATCTGAACATCCCGGAGGAAGAGCGGGAGAACCAACTCCTGGCCAGGGCCATCATCAAGGCCAAGGTCCCCTTCTGCAGCCGCTACCTGGTGAGTGCATTCTTCGAGGCCCCTCCCAGAAAGGCACGCACCGAGGTGGTGCCCCCGATCCTCCGGGACGCCATCCTCCAGGCCACCCCCAGCCAAGGCGACCACATCCTGGTCTACCAGACCGCCACCAGCCAGACGGATCTGGTGCAGGGGCTCCGGCAGGTGAAGGGCCAGAGCTTCCGGGTCTATGGCTTCAACCGGGAGGAGAGCCACGGCCCTGTCCAGCTCAAAGCCTTCAGCGAGGCGGGCTTCATCGAGGATCTCGCATCCTGCCGGGCGGTCCTCACCAACGGGGGCTTCAGCCTCATCAGCGAGGCGGTCTACCTCCACAAGCCCGTGCTCTCCTTCCCGCTGGCAGGACAGTTCGAGCAGTACCTGAATGGCGCCCAGGTGGAGCGCATGGGCTATGGGCGCTGTTTCAGGGCCTTCTCACAGGATGCGGTGAAGGCCTTCCTCTACGACCTGCCGGACTTCGCTGCAGCCGTGGCCACCCACCACCAGGAGGGCAACCGTCTCACCCTGGAGGCCGTGGACCGCTTCCTGAGGGAACTGGGCCCCGTGGACGGCGAGGAGGACTGACACCATGGAACCCCGTCGGGCGGGGTTCCATGGTAGGGAGAAGACCTGAAGGTGAGGCCTGCCCACGGACGCCGGGGGTGAAAGCCCGTCCGTGGTCGGTCGATGAAGCCGCATCGACCGGTCAATCCACCTCCATGCCCCAGCATCCGTCCGCTCCCTGGGAGGGTCCTTCTTCTGGGCCCCCCTGGCAGGTCCGGAGGCTCAGCCCAGCTGGGCGTGGCCCCAGCGGAGCATGCGCTCGGTGGTCTCCCAGGAAACGCAGGCATCGGTGATGGAGACGCCGTAGCGCAGACGGGAGAGGTCCTTGGGGATGGACTGGGCCCCCTCCTCCAGATTGCTCTCGATCATGACGCCGATGACCGACGTCGGGCCGGCCTTCTTCTGTCCCACCAGGCTCTGCCAGACCTCTTCCTGGTTGGCGTGCAGCTTCCGGGAGTTGGCGTGGCTGCAGTCCACCAGGAGCCCCGTGGGGAGCCCGGCCTGGAGGAGTTTCTCCTCGGCCTCATGGATGCTCTCGGCATCGAAGTTGGTACGGGTGCGCCCGCCCCGGAGCACCACATGACCCACGGGATTGCCCGTGGTGCGGACGATGGCGGTGAAGCCATCCTGGTCGATCCCAAGGAAGCTGTGGGGCGCACGGGCACTGAGCATGGCATCCACGGCCACCTGGAGACCGCCGTCGGTAGCGTTCTTGAAGCCCACGGGCATGGAGAGGCCGCTGGCCAGCTCGCGGTGGGTCTGACTCTCGGTGGTCCGCGCACCGATGGCCGCCCAGGAGATGAGGTCGTCCAGATACTGGGGGACATAGGGGTCCAGGAACTCGGTGGCCGCGGGCAGGCCCATGCCCGTGATCTGGAGCAGGAGCCTTCGGGCCATGCGCAGGCCAGTCTCGATGTCGTGGGTGCCGTTGAGGTGCGGATCGTTGATGAGACCCTTCCAACCCACGGTGGTGCGGGGCTTCTCGAAGTAGACCCGCATGACGATCTCCAGGCGATCCGCCAGCTCCACCCGCAGGGCGTTGAGCCTTTCCGCGTATTCCAGGGCGGACTTCGGATCGTGGATGGAGCAGGGCCCCACCACCACCAGAAGGCGCTGTTCCTGCTGCCGGAGGATCCGGGAGAGGGTGGCACGGCTGTCGGCCACCACCCGCTCGGACGTCGGCGTCAACGGCAGCTCCGACTTCAAGTCCCGGGGGGCCATGAGGCGGACGAATTCACGGACATTGAGATCCTGGTTAGCCATGGCTCCATTCTACCCGGTCACAGCCCTGTGACGAAAATCACCGGATGCAGGGTTCCCCATCCTCCAGGACCACCTTGGCCCTGCCGCCCTTCTGGAGGCGCCCGAAGAGGATCTCCTCGGCCAGGGGGCGCTTGAGGCGTTCCTCCACCAGACGGGCCATGGGCCGGGCGCCGAAGGCGGGATCGAAGCCCTTGTCCGCCAGCCACTCCCGCACCTCGGGGTCCACCTTGAGCTCGACCTTCTTCTCGTCCAGGAGGATCTGGAGCTCTTTGAGGTTCTTGTCCACCACCCGCAGGATCTCCTCCCGCCCCAGGGGAGCAAAGGAGATGACCCCATCCAGGCGGTTGCGGAACTCAGGCGTGAAGGTCCTTTCGATGGCTCCGCGGCTGCTCGCCCCGGTGCCTGCTTCTGCAAAGCCCAGGCGTCGCTGACTCAGGTCCCGGGCTCCGGCATTCGTGGTCATCACCAGCACCACATGCCGGAAGTCCGCCTTGCGTCCGTGGTTGTCCGTCAGGGTGGCGTGATCCATGACCTGGAGCAGGATGGCGAAAAGGTCCGGATGGGCCTTCTCGATCTCGTCCAGGAGCACCACGGCGTGGGGAGACTTCCGCACCGCATCCACCAGAAGCCCGCCGTCCTCGAAGCCCACGTAGCCCGGAGGCGCCCCGATGAGACGGCTGACCGCGTGCTTCTCCATGTATTCACTCATGTCGAAGCGCAGGAAGGGAACACCCAGGGTCTGGGCCAGCTGCCTGGTGAGCTCGGTCTTGCCCACCCCGGTGGGCCCCGTGAAGAGGAAGGAGCCCATGGGACGCTCGTGCCCCCTCAAGCCGGAGCGGCTGAGCTTGATGGCCGAGACCACCGCATCGACGGCGGCATCCTGGCCATAGATGAGGGCCTTCAGGCTCGACTCCAGCCCGGAGAGGCGGCTGCGGTCATCCCGGCTCACGGTCTGGACCGGCACCCGGGCCATGCGGGCCACCACCGCCTCGATCTCCGGCACACCAACGACCCGTCGGCGCTTGCGGGTGGGCAGCAGACGCTGGGTGGCACCGGCCTCGTCCAGCACATCGATGGCCTTGTCCGGGAGCTGCAGGTCCCGTAGGTGGCGGATGCTGAGCTGGACAGCACTCTCCAGAGCCTCGTCGGTGTAGCGGACCTTGTGGTGGGCCTCGTAGTGACTGCGCAACCCCTTGAGGATCCCCAGGCAGTCCTCGGCGCTGGGCTCGCCCACCTCCACCTTCTGGAAACGCCGGGCCAGGGCCCGATCCTTGTCCACGCTGTTCTTGACATCCTGGTAGGTGGTGGCCCCGATGCAGCGCAGCTCACCACTCTGGAGGGCGGGCTTGAGGAGGTTGGAGGCATCCAGGCTGCCGCCACTCACGCTGCCGGCACCCACCAGGGTGTGGATCTCATCGATGAAGAGGAGGGCGCCGGGCTTCCTGGCCAGGGCCTCCAGGACCTGCTTGATGCGCTGCTCGAAGTCGCCACGGTAACGCGTCCCCGCCAGGAGGGCGCCCAGATCGAGGGCATAGAAGGGGGCATCCTGGATCGCCTCGGGCACCTCCCCCTGGGCAATGCGCAGCGCCAGTCCCTCGGCGATGGCGGTCTTGCCCACTCCGGCCTCGCCAATGAGCAGGGGATTGTTCTTCCGGCGGCGGCAGAGCACCCGCACCACCCGCTCCAGCTCCTCACCCCGACCGATGAGGGGATCGATCCGTCCCTCGCGGGCCTTGGCCACCAGATCGACGGCATAGGCCTGGAGGGGATCCTTCCGGGGCGCCTCCTCGCCGCCCTCCTCCCGGGACTCCGGGCCGGGACCGGGCTCCGGGGCTTCGGACTTGGCGCCGTGGCTGAGATGCCGCAGCAGGGGGAGGCGGGTCACTCCCTGCTGCCGCAGCAGCCAGGCGGCCTGGCTCTCCTTCTCCGGCAGCATGGCCGCCAGGAAAGAGCCGGGATCCACCACCATGCTCTCGGAGGAAAGGGCGTGATGCACCGCCCGCTCCATCACCCGATTGAAGGCGACGGTGGGAATGGGCTGTACCAACGGGGCATCCTTGGGCAGGCTCTCCACCTGTTCCAGGAGAAAGGCTCCCACCTCGTTCTTGATGGCATCGGGATCCCCGCCGCAGGCCCGGATGGCCTCGGCGATGCTCGCATCGTGCTGGAGTGCGAGGAGCATGTGCTCCAGGGTCAGATACTCGTGGCGGGAGGCCAGAGCCAGATGGAAGGCGTGCTGGATGCAGCGCTGCAGGGAGTCGGTGACGCGGGGGCTGTTGGACACGGCTATTCCTCCACTTCCAGGGTGCAGAGGAGCGGGAACTCATCCCGCTCCGCCAGGGCCTTCACCTGGGCCACCTTGGTTTCGGCGACTTCAAAGGTGTAGATCCCGGCCACCCCCTTGCCCCTTTGATGCACATCCAGCATGATCCGCACCGCCTCGGATTCAGGTTGCCGGAAGACATTGCGGAGCACCGACACCACGAACTCCTGGGTGGTGTAGTCATCGTTGTGCAGGATCACCTTCCACATCCGGGGAGCCTTCAGGCTCGACCGGGGGCGGGTCCGGGTGCTGCTGCTGGAGTCGGGACGGGCCATGGACTTACCTCTCGCCCTGCATTCTACGTCAGGGACGCAGCACCCGCTCCCGCTCCCAGGCCTCCGGGGCCTGAGCTTGCAGTTCCCAGAGGGCCCGGGCGACATATTCCGGGCTGAAGGACGACTCGGGCTGCACGAAGCCACAGACCGTCAGGGTCGCGACCCGGATGCCCGCAGCCTCCAGCTCCGCGTCCAGGAGGAGCGACAGGTGGCGCTGCAGGGCCTTCCCCAGAGAGGACGAGGCGAGGTCCGGCTTCGGCTCCAGCCCCAGGCCGCCGCCGGTGATCAGGATGCGCCCGCCCCCCCGGAGCCCGGGCAGGGCCCAGCGCACGGCATCCAGCGGAGCCAGGAGGTTGGCCTCCACATCGGCCATCAGGTCCAGTCCGGTCTGCGCCAGGAGCCCGCCGGGATGGCCATGGGAGGCATTCCAGACCAGACAGCGGGGCAGCCCGCAGCTCTCCTGGACCGAAAGGAGGGCCTCCGCCAGGGCCGACCGGTCCGACACATCCACACCGATCACCCGGGAAGCGGGATCCCGGATCTCCCCCGCGAGCTGCTCCGCAGCCCCCCCGGGTCTCGCCAGGACAGCCACCCGGAAGCCCTCCCCGATGAAGCGGAGGGCGAGGGCGCGCCCGATGCCGGGACCGGCGCCAGCGATGAGGGCAAGGGGTCTCATGCCATCCAGTCTATCCCTCCCTTGTTGCCCCAGATCAGACACGATCAGAATTAAACAACAATTCATTAAATACGGTTCCCGTATCGGCCCTCCCCATCGCAGACCTCCCCGGGATCCACCCTGGCATGACCCAGCTGGGTGCCTCAGGGCCCATCCCGGGGGAGGGACGGCATCGGACGACCCGCGGCAACCAGCGCTTGGTCCTCACCTTGGAGGGCATGGTCACGGGCGCGGTGCTCAGCCCGGCCGATCTGGATTTTCTGAAGCCCGCCCGCCACGGCGTGGAACCCTGATCAGAATCCCGGTTACCCTTCCCAGGGGGGTTCCATGCCTAAGTCCAAGTCCCTGAACGATGACCTGAGACGGATCCTGGAGGCACGCCACCATGACCCCTTCTGCGTGCTGGGGAGGCACGGCTCGGGGCAGTCAGCCGTCTTCCGTGCCTTCATCCCGCGGGCCCAGAAGGTCTTCTTCGCCCTGAACGGGGAGGCCCTGGAGCGCATCGAGGGCACGGACCTCTTCGTCGGGCGGGGGGACGATCCGCACCTGACCGGTCACCCGGAGCTGGCTTGGATCGAGGACGGTGTGGAGCGCCGCCGCATCTCGCCCTATACCTTCCTTCCCCAGCTCTCCGACTTTGACCTCCATCTCTTCCGGGAGGGCCGTCACTGGCATGCCTACCGCATGCTCGGCGCCCAGGAGCACGAGGCCGATGGCATCCCCGGGGTGCTCTTCGCCGTCTGGGCCCCCAACGCCAGTCGGGTCAGCGTGGTCGGCGACTTCAACCACTGGGATGGCCGCTCCCATCCCATGCGGGTCCACCCCGGCCACGGCGTCTGGGAGCTCTTCATCCCCGGCCTGGGCCCCGATTGCCTCTACAAGTTCGAGATCCGCAACCGGGACACCGGGGCCATCCTCCTCAAGACCGACCCCTATGGCCGGGCTTTCGAAGTGAGGCCCGGCACTGCCTCCCGGGTGGTGGGGAGCGAGGCCTTCGCCTGGTCGGACGCGGCCTGGATGGAAGCCCGCCGTTCCCAGGACTGGCAGCACGGGGCCATGTCCGTCTACGAGGTCCACCTGGGCTCCTGGCAGCGGGCGGATGACGGCACCTTCCTGGACTACCGCACCCTGGCCCACAAGCTGGTGGATTATGCCCTCTGGATGGGTTTCACCCACCTGGAGCTCCTCCCGGTCACCGAACACCCCTTCGACGGTTCCTGGGGCTACCAGGCCACGGGCTATTACGCCCCCACCAGCCGCCACGGCTCGCCCGAGGACTTCCGCTACTTCGTGGACCACTGCCACCGCCACGGGATCGGCGTGATCGTGGACTGGGTGCCCGCCCACTTCCCCAAGGATGGCCACGCCCTTGCCCGCTTCGACGGCACCGCCCTCTTCGAGCATGAGGATCCGCGCCTGGGCGAGCATATGGACTGGTCCACCCTGATCTTCAACTTCGGACGGAGCGAGGTGAAGAACTTCCTCCTCTCCAGCGCCCTCTTCTGGCTGGAGGAGATGCACGTGGACGGCCTCCGGGTGGACGCCGTGGCCTCCATGCTCTACCTGGACTACTCCCGCAAGGAGGGGGAATGGATCCCCAACCGCTACGGTGGCCGGGAGAACCTCGAGGCCATCGACTTCCTGAAGGAGCTGAACATCGTGCTCCATGATCAGTGTCCAGGGGCCCTGGTCATCGCCGAGGAGTCCACCTCCTGGCCCATGGTGAGCCGACCCACCTACCTCGGCGGTCTCGGCTTCGACCTCAAGTGGAACATGGGCTGGATGAACGACACCCTGCGCTACATGGAGCAGGATCCGGTCTTCCGCGCCTTCCACCAGGACCTGCTGACCTTCAGCATGCTCTACGCCTTCACCGAGAACTTCATGCTGCCCTTCTCCCACGACGAGGTCGTACACGGGAAGGCCTCCATGCTCTACAAGATGCCCGGCGACGAGTGGCAGCGCTTCGCCAACCTGCGCGCCCTCTACGCCTACATGTTCGCCCACCCCGGCAAGAAGCTCCTCTTCATGGGCTGCGAGTTCGGCCAGGGCCCCGAGTGGAGCCACGACCGGGCGCTGGATTGGTATGTGCTGGACTATCCCCTCCACCGGGGGCTCCAGCTCCTGGTGCGGGACCTGAACCAGCTCCACCGCGAGCTGCCCGCCCTTCACGGCAACGACTTCGACTGGCATGGCTTCGAGTGGATCGACTGTCATGACAGCTCCCAGTCGGTCCTGGCCTTCGTGCGCAGCTCCGGAGAGGACAAAGTCGTAGTGGTGGTCAACTTCACCCCAGTGCCGCGCCATGGCTACCGCATCGGGGTCCCCGCCCCTGGCCTCTACCGGGAGCTCCTGAACACCGATGCCCAGACCTACGGGGGAGGAAACGTGGGCAATGGAGCGGGTCGCTTGGAGACGGACGAGCACCCCTGGATGGGTCGACCCTGGTCGCTCCGGCTCACCCTCCCCCCCCTGGGCGTCCTCGTCCTGCAGCAAGTGGAGGAAGAGTCCTTGCCCTGACGCGAAAGCCGCGTTAGAGTCTAAGGTTCCTGGAGAGATGCCGGAGTGGCCGATCGGGCTCGCCTGCTAAGCGAGTGTAGTGGGTAAACCATTACCGGGGGTTCGAATCCCCCTCTCTCCGCCAGAAGCGCCCCTCAATGGGGCGTTTTTCCGTTACAGGAGTCTGCCACAATGAGGGGTGGTGATCCGTGCGTGGACGCCCAGGAGGCCCCATGACCGGAGAGTCCAGATTCAAGCTGCGCCTGCCTTCCGGGGCTCCCCGGATGCTGCAGGGCTGGTGCCCCAGCGGAGATGACTCCCTGGCGGCCGCCTTTGCGGACGCGGGAGAGTTCGGCGTACTCCGCATGCCCGCCTTCCCGGACGCCGAGCAGGTGAAGGACCGCCTCAAGCGCTTCCGGACCCGGAGCTCCGGCCAGGTGGGACTCGACCTCAAGGGGGTCATGGGCAACCTGGATGCCATGCTGGGCGCCCTCCGGGAGCGCATGGCCTCCTTCGTCCTCCACACCCCCAAACCCCCTGAAGGGTTGGTCCAGGCCCTCAAGGAGCTGAAGCTGCCCCGCTTCGCCCTGGCCCATACCCCCGAGGAGGCCGCGGAAGCCCGGGCCCAGGGTGCCGATGCCATTATCGCCC
The sequence above is drawn from the uncultured Holophaga sp. genome and encodes:
- a CDS encoding ACT domain-containing protein, producing the protein MKITQLSVFVENRPGRLQQILGILAGKNISIQTLTIAEVTDFGILRLIVDRPEEAYQALKAEHVTCSRTEVLAVVLDDQPGALYRLMEAFTKQELNIEYMYAYANAGQQNSIMIFRFDDLDQAQKALLAEGIQLVPRSEIHS
- a CDS encoding MJ1255/VC2487 family glycosyltransferase, which gives rise to MKILYGVPSEGMGHATRSKVVIAHLLASGHEVRVATSDRAADFLEMAFPGRIHRIEGLHLQYDKGTVDRWKSFTHLVASAPESLVTNVRRFVDMHRDFEPEVVISDFESFTYYYAKTHRLPVLSIDNMQAINRCDLDLNIPEEERENQLLARAIIKAKVPFCSRYLVSAFFEAPPRKARTEVVPPILRDAILQATPSQGDHILVYQTATSQTDLVQGLRQVKGQSFRVYGFNREESHGPVQLKAFSEAGFIEDLASCRAVLTNGGFSLISEAVYLHKPVLSFPLAGQFEQYLNGAQVERMGYGRCFRAFSQDAVKAFLYDLPDFAAAVATHHQEGNRLTLEAVDRFLRELGPVDGEED
- a CDS encoding 3-deoxy-7-phosphoheptulonate synthase translates to MANQDLNVREFVRLMAPRDLKSELPLTPTSERVVADSRATLSRILRQQEQRLLVVVGPCSIHDPKSALEYAERLNALRVELADRLEIVMRVYFEKPRTTVGWKGLINDPHLNGTHDIETGLRMARRLLLQITGMGLPAATEFLDPYVPQYLDDLISWAAIGARTTESQTHRELASGLSMPVGFKNATDGGLQVAVDAMLSARAPHSFLGIDQDGFTAIVRTTGNPVGHVVLRGGRTRTNFDAESIHEAEEKLLQAGLPTGLLVDCSHANSRKLHANQEEVWQSLVGQKKAGPTSVIGVMIESNLEEGAQSIPKDLSRLRYGVSITDACVSWETTERMLRWGHAQLG
- the clpA gene encoding ATP-dependent Clp protease ATP-binding subunit ClpA, with the protein product MSNSPRVTDSLQRCIQHAFHLALASRHEYLTLEHMLLALQHDASIAEAIRACGGDPDAIKNEVGAFLLEQVESLPKDAPLVQPIPTVAFNRVMERAVHHALSSESMVVDPGSFLAAMLPEKESQAAWLLRQQGVTRLPLLRHLSHGAKSEAPEPGPGPESREEGGEEAPRKDPLQAYAVDLVAKAREGRIDPLIGRGEELERVVRVLCRRRKNNPLLIGEAGVGKTAIAEGLALRIAQGEVPEAIQDAPFYALDLGALLAGTRYRGDFEQRIKQVLEALARKPGALLFIDEIHTLVGAGSVSGGSLDASNLLKPALQSGELRCIGATTYQDVKNSVDKDRALARRFQKVEVGEPSAEDCLGILKGLRSHYEAHHKVRYTDEALESAVQLSIRHLRDLQLPDKAIDVLDEAGATQRLLPTRKRRRVVGVPEIEAVVARMARVPVQTVSRDDRSRLSGLESSLKALIYGQDAAVDAVVSAIKLSRSGLRGHERPMGSFLFTGPTGVGKTELTRQLAQTLGVPFLRFDMSEYMEKHAVSRLIGAPPGYVGFEDGGLLVDAVRKSPHAVVLLDEIEKAHPDLFAILLQVMDHATLTDNHGRKADFRHVVLVMTTNAGARDLSQRRLGFAEAGTGASSRGAIERTFTPEFRNRLDGVISFAPLGREEILRVVDKNLKELQILLDEKKVELKVDPEVREWLADKGFDPAFGARPMARLVEERLKRPLAEEILFGRLQKGGRAKVVLEDGEPCIR
- a CDS encoding ATP-dependent Clp protease adaptor ClpS translates to MARPDSSSSTRTRPRSSLKAPRMWKVILHNDDYTTQEFVVSVLRNVFRQPESEAVRIMLDVHQRGKGVAGIYTFEVAETKVAQVKALAERDEFPLLCTLEVEE
- a CDS encoding SDR family NAD(P)-dependent oxidoreductase produces the protein MRPLALIAGAGPGIGRALALRFIGEGFRVAVLARPGGAAEQLAGEIRDPASRVIGVDVSDRSALAEALLSVQESCGLPRCLVWNASHGHPGGLLAQTGLDLMADVEANLLAPLDAVRWALPGLRGGGRILITGGGLGLEPKPDLASSSLGKALQRHLSLLLDAELEAAGIRVATLTVCGFVQPESSFSPEYVARALWELQAQAPEAWERERVLRP
- the glgB gene encoding 1,4-alpha-glucan branching protein GlgB, with protein sequence MPKSKSLNDDLRRILEARHHDPFCVLGRHGSGQSAVFRAFIPRAQKVFFALNGEALERIEGTDLFVGRGDDPHLTGHPELAWIEDGVERRRISPYTFLPQLSDFDLHLFREGRHWHAYRMLGAQEHEADGIPGVLFAVWAPNASRVSVVGDFNHWDGRSHPMRVHPGHGVWELFIPGLGPDCLYKFEIRNRDTGAILLKTDPYGRAFEVRPGTASRVVGSEAFAWSDAAWMEARRSQDWQHGAMSVYEVHLGSWQRADDGTFLDYRTLAHKLVDYALWMGFTHLELLPVTEHPFDGSWGYQATGYYAPTSRHGSPEDFRYFVDHCHRHGIGVIVDWVPAHFPKDGHALARFDGTALFEHEDPRLGEHMDWSTLIFNFGRSEVKNFLLSSALFWLEEMHVDGLRVDAVASMLYLDYSRKEGEWIPNRYGGRENLEAIDFLKELNIVLHDQCPGALVIAEESTSWPMVSRPTYLGGLGFDLKWNMGWMNDTLRYMEQDPVFRAFHQDLLTFSMLYAFTENFMLPFSHDEVVHGKASMLYKMPGDEWQRFANLRALYAYMFAHPGKKLLFMGCEFGQGPEWSHDRALDWYVLDYPLHRGLQLLVRDLNQLHRELPALHGNDFDWHGFEWIDCHDSSQSVLAFVRSSGEDKVVVVVNFTPVPRHGYRIGVPAPGLYRELLNTDAQTYGGGNVGNGAGRLETDEHPWMGRPWSLRLTLPPLGVLVLQQVEEESLP